Below is a window of Flavobacterium cyclinae DNA.
GTTTAGTAATATTTCTTGATGTGTCATATTTGTGATTTTCACAAAAATACAATTAATTATTATTATAAATCACATTTTATTTTGTGAAATATGAAATAGTTTTGGGTTGAAATTATAGCATATGAAAAAAATATTCAGTGAAAGTTTAGCTTCTTTTCGGGAGAAAGATCTAAAGCAATATTCAAGAATTGTAAATCAATATTTTAAGAGAAAGTGGCGATTTGTTTTTGTGTTTTTTTTGGTTTCCTGTAGTGTGCAAAATGTAATTGTGCAAGATGAATATAAAAAAAATCCCAAACAGATGTCGGTTCGTTTTTATGACAAATTAGATACGATTCAACACCAATATGGTAATCAATTTTTCACCAGAAGTTTTATGAATGAATTTACCGATAAAAAGAATATCGATTTTAGTGTGCCTATCGAATTACAACTTCTGAAAGACGATTTGTATATTAAATTTCAGGATGATTTCAAAAAGCAATTTGTAATTAAAGTGAGTGGAAAAAGAAAAAGAAAACGATTTGTTTTTTATCTCAACTATCAGACGGTTTCTTTTCCTATAATCTTTATTTCAAAGCAAATGATTCGGTATACTATTGAGTTTCCAAAAGATGATGAAGTAATGATTCGCAGAAACTCTACTAATGAAGGAATGTTGTTGTTTTTAGGTGGCGGAAGTTCGTCAGAAAATGAATATATATTTAAAATAGTAAAAGATGAATAAGGTATTAATATTTGTTTTGTTTGCTTTCCAATTACAAGCTCAAGACACAATCGTTTTCCCAAAAGTAGATGTCTTTAAAAGAAATATTTTAGAAGTTAGTTATGGACAACCGCTTGGTAAATTATCAGATAAATATGAGAATTCAATAACCACTGCTTTTTACATGCGAACAAAAATTGCAAAACGTCAGTTTATTGATTTTGGGTTAGAATTAAGTGGCATTATTAAAGGTAAGAATGTTGAATATACTGTTGGAGATGAGGTAATACTATTAGACGGAAGTAAATCAGCTTTTTTCTTAGGTTTACGATATACAAGATTTTTGCTACAGTCTAAAAGTGAAAATTTCCATATTGAATCAAATACTGGAATAGGTTGGAAATATCTTCATTATTCTAAACCAGAAGAGGAACGGTATGAAGATTTGGATTTTCAGCCTACACTGAATACAATTGGAGTTAGTCAAGGAATAAAAGTAGTGTTATACGGCTTTGGGTTGCATTGTACTTATCAATATGCGCCTTATGATTTGTTTAATACTAAAGTTGAAGGAAATTTTGGAGGATCGTCATTGCAATACGGTGTTTCAGGAAGTTGGAATTTTTAGTTATAAATAAAAGCACCGATTTTAATAACTAAAATCGGTGCTTTTTATGAATTAACTTAACTTAATTAACCTTGAGGTTTATCTTTTTTCTCGATAGGTTTCTCTTCTCTAGGAGGTCGAGGTAAAAGTGCTTTTCTTGACACTTTTTCTTTTCGTGTTTTAGGATCAATACCTAAGTATTTTACCATAAATACATCTCCCATATTTACTACATCAGTAACGTTTTCAGTTCTTTCCCAAGCTAATTCTGAAACGTGTAATAAAACTTCGTTTCCAGGTGCTTTAGTATATTCTACTACAGCCCCAAAATCTAACATTTTAATTACTTTAACTTCGTATGCTTCACCCATTTCTGGTTTGAAAATTATAGAATCAATTTTCGCTAATACCGCATCGATTCCTTCTTGGTTAGTTCCTAAGATTTCAACCACTCCTTGCTCGTCAACTTCGTTAATTACGATAGTAGTTCCAGTAGCTTTTTGTAATTCTTGAATTACTTTTCCACCTGGCCCAATTAAAGCACCAATGAAGTTTCCAGGAATTGTTCTAGTAATGATTTTAGGAGCTTTTGGTTTAACTGTTGGACGAGGTTGTGCAATAGTTTCAGTGATTTTTCCTAAAATATGCATTCTACCTTCTCTAGCTTGACCTAAAGCTTGCTCCATAATATCGTAACGTAAACCATCAATTTTGATATCCATCTGACAAGCAGTAATACCATCTGCAGTTCCTGTTACTTTGAAGTCCATATCTCCTAAGTGATCTTCATCTCCTAAGATATCTGATAATACTGCGAATTTTTCTCCGTCAGTAATTAATCCCATTGCAATACCAGAAACTGGTTTTACCATCTGAACTCCAGAATCCATTAATGCCATTGTTCCAGCACAAACAGTAGCCATAGAAGAAGAACCGTTAGATTCTAATACTTCAGAAACTACACGAATTGTATAAGGACAATCAGCAGGAATCATATTTTTTAATGCTCTTTGAGCTAAGTTACCATGTCCAACTTCTCTTCTTGAAGTTCCTCTTAAAGGTTTTGCTTCACCAGTTGAGAAAGGAGGGAAGTTGTAATGTAAATAGAATTTCTCTTCCCCTTGTTCTGATGGAGAATCAATTACATTTGCCTCTCTTGAAGTTCCTAATGTAACAGTAGCTAAAGCTTGAGTTTCCCCACGAGTAAAAATAGATGAACCATGAACTGATGGTAAATAATCAACTTCACACCAAATTGGACGAATATCTGTTGTTTTTCTACCGTCTAAACGAATTCCTTTTTCTAAAATTACGTTACGAACTGCTGTTTTTTGAACTTTATAGTTGTATTTGCTTACTAATTCTGCTAAATCTGGATTTTCTGCATATTCTTCTTCTGTGAATAATGCTTTAACTTCTTCTTTAACAACAGCAAATTTTTCTCCTCTTTCGCTTTTTGCAGATGCTTCTTGAGCAATTGCATAATATTTATCGTAAGAAGCCGCTTTTACTTTTGCATAAACGCTTTCGTCTTCTTTTTCTGGTTCATATTCTCTGTAAGCTGGTGAACCAACTGCTGCTCTCAATCTTTCTTGAGCTTCAATTTGGATTTTGATAGCTTCATGAGCAAACTTAATTGCTTCAACCATTTCAGCTTCTGAAATTTCTTTCATTTCACCTTCCACCATGGCAACAGAATCTTTAGAAGCACCAATCATCATATCGATATCTGATTGTTCTAATTCTTCTCTGCTTGGATTAATTACAAATTTTCCGTTAACACGTGCTACACGTACTTCAGAAATTAGATTGTAAAATGGAATATCAGAAACTGCTAATGCTGCAGAAGCTGCTAATCCAGCTAAAGCATCTGGCATAACATTATCGTCATGACTCATTAATTGAATCATAACTTGCGTTTCAGCATGATAGTCATCTGGGAAAAGCGGACGTAATACACGGTCAACTAATCTCATAGTTAATACTTCACTATCACTTGGACGTGCTTCTCTTTTGAAGAAACCTCCAGGAAAACGACCAGCTGCTGCGAATTTTTCGCGGTAATCTACTGTTAAAGGTAAAAAATCTACCCCAGGATTGGCAGTACGGGCTGATACAGCAGTAGCTAATAACATGGCATCGCCCATACGAACCACGACAGAACCATCTGCTTGTTTGGCTAATTTTCCAGTTTCGATTGAAATGCTTCTTCCATCTCCTAAATCGATTGTTTCTTGGAATACTTTTGGAATCATAAAATTTTAATTCTTAATTAAACAAAGGGTCAGTTGTGTTGTTGTTGTGTGTAGTTGTTTGTAACCCAATGAAAAACCAAACTTTTTCTGTCAATATAAACAAAACAAAAAGGGGCACAAAGCCCCTTTAGTTGATTATTTTCTAATACCTAATTCTTTAATAATCTCACGATATCTGTTGATATCTTTCTTTTTTAAGTAGTCAAGAAGACTTCTTCTTTTACCTACTAATTTCACTAACGAACGCTCTGTGTTGAAATCATGACGATTTGCTTTTAAGTGTCCAGTTAAGTGGTTAATTCTAAATGTAAACAAAGCGATTTGCCCTTCAGCAGATCCAGTGTTTTCTGCTTTTCCTCCGTGTTTAGCGAAGATTTCTGATTTAACTTCTTTAGTTAAGTACATGCTAATATTGTATTAAATGATTATTATGTATGAATTGCTTCTACAATTCGGTTGCAAAGGTACTCTTATTTTTTTAATACACAAGTCTTTATATAAATAACTTGGCAACTTGTTCATTTACAAACTCTAAAAAGCGTTCATCTGCTTCAGTAAACGGATTTAATACATGGGAATCAATGTCGATTTGCCCTATATTTATTCCATTAACAAATAATGGAATTACAATTTCTGATTTCACAGTAAAACTACATGCAATGTAATTATCTTGTGCTTTTACATCAGGAACTACAAAATTAGCATTAGATTCAGCAACCTGACCACATATTCCTTTTCCAAACGGAATAACGGTATGATCAGTTTCGGCTCCTACATATGGGCCTAAATGTAAAGTCTTTGCTTCATGATTAGCAAAATAAAAACCTACCCAATTGTAATAACTAATGTGGTCAGTCAATAGTTGGCAAATTTCTTTTAGCTTTTCATCTCGCGTAGCATTTTCTTTTTCAATTATGTTGCTAACATGCGGTTTTAATTCTTCAAATGTCATAGTTGTTATTTTTTACAAAAGTATTTATTCCTTCCAATTAAAAAATCTATATTTTTGTTAAAAATCTATAATTTGAAAAACACTTTTAGTCAATATAAACCTTTTTTTGCTTTTTTAACCAAGTTTATTGTTTTTTATTTGGTATTTGCGTTTGTATATAAAATGTATTTAAACCAATACAATGCTGAAAATAAGGAGGTGGATTATTTTACAGAAATTGTTGCAAAACAAACAGTTGAAGTGTTGAATTTGTTTGCTGGTGAATCTCAATATCTTCCTCATCCAAAAGAAGCTTCTTTAAAAGTATATCTTAAAGAAAAATATTTGGCAAGGGTTGTTGAAGGTTGTAATGCGATTAGTATTATGATTTTATTTGGAGCCTTTATTTTTGCTTTTTCAAACAAATGGAAAAAGACAATTCTCTATATTGTAATAGGAATAGGTATTATTCATTTACTAAATGTTTTACGAATTGCATTGCTAACCTATGCATTGTACTATTATCCTGAACACGAAGAATTATTACACGGAACAATTTTTCCGCTTGTGATTTATGGAGTGGTTTTTGTTTTATGGATAATGTGGATAACTAAATTTTCGGGCTATGTTAAAAAGAATTCTTAGAAACAAGAAAAGAATTTTCTTAATAGGATTAGCTTTTTTGGGACTAATTTTAATTAGAGTCTTTGAGGATAATTTGTTTTATGATCCTTTTTTGTCATTTTATAAATCAGAGTATTTAAACAAACCTTTACCCGTTTTTAATGGTGTCTTGTTGTTTGTAAACCTGTTTTTTAGATATTTTGTTAATACACTTTTTTCTTTAAGTATTATTTGGTTGCTTTTTTTTGATAAGACAATAGTAAAATTTTCTGCTAATCTTTTTGTGTTCTTTTTTGTGGTATTAGTTCTAGCGTTTTTTGGAATTTTGTTCCTTTCAAATAATCCAGATTATTTAATTTTATTTTACGTACGCAGGTTTTTAATCCAACCTTTATTTTTAGTTCTGTTTATTCCAGCCTTTTATTATCAGAAGATTTCTCGATAAATTTTCGTAACTTTATAGAATAATCATTTGATTATGAAAGTTACAAAATATTCGGGCGAACTAGTTCATTACGATGAACAAAAACTAATCAATTCTTTACGTAAATCAGGAGCTGATCAATCCGTAGCGGAAACTATTGTTAAAGAAATTGAAAGTGAATTATATGAAGGTATACCTTCAAAAAAAATTTACAAACGTGCTTACCAATTGTTAAAAAACATTTCAAATGTTCATGCAGCACGCTATAATTTAAGGACTGCATTGCTAGGATTAGGACCTGCTGGATTTTTCTTTGAAAAGTTTATAGCAAAATTAATGCAAGAATTAGGTTATCAAACTAAGATAAATACCTTCCTTCAAGGTAAATGTATTTCACATGAAATCGATATTTTACTTCTTAAAAACGATTTAGTTACCTTGGTTGAATGTAAATTCCATTCGGGACAAGATGCAAAAAGTGATGTAAAAGTGCCGATGTATATTTTGTCTCGATTTAATGATGTGAAAGATAGAAAATACGATTTGTTTTCTGCTAAGCGAAATATATCCAAGTGTACTATCGTAACTAATAACAGATTTACTTCTGATGCTATTCAATTTGGTGAATGTTCGGGTATGAATATGTTGAGTTGGGATTATCCTCAAAAAAATGGTATTAAAGAATTGGTTGATACCTACAAAGTATATCCAATAACTTGTTTGACTACTTTAACAAAAGCAGAGAAAGAAAAACTGTTAATTCTTGAGTGTATTACTGTAGAAGATTTAATTCTGCATCCCAATAATTTGAAAAACATAGAGTTAAGTCGTAATCGAATTAAAAATGTGTTGAAAGAAGCCAATCAATTAATCAATTAAAAGCAAAAATCATGAAAATTCATTTTTTGGGCGGAGCAGGAACTGTGACAGGTTCTAAAACATTAATCGAACATAGTAATCTTCGAATTCTGATTGATTGTGGTATGTTTCAAGGCATCAAATCATTGCGCGAATTAAATCGGGAACCGCTTTCAATTTTGCCAGAAACAATAGATTTTGTTATTCTTACTCACGGACATTTAGATCACTGTGGTTGGTTGCCCAAATTGGTAAATGAGGGTTTCAATGGAAAAATTTTCTGTACACGACCCACGAAAGAAATTTCGCGATTGATTTTATATGATAGTGCGAAAATTCAGGAAGAAGAAGCTAAAAGAGCCAATGAAGAGCATTTCTCAAAACACGATCCAGCCGAACCTTTGTATACAGAATCCGATGTAGATGCTGTAATTTCTATGTTTCGAGTGGTAGATAAAGATTTGGACGTGAAACTCGATGATGCTATTTCGTTCAAATTCTTTTATGCAAGTCATATTTTAGGCGCTTGCTCGATTGAATTAACGATTGACGGAAAAGTTTTGGTGTTTTCAGGTGATATTGGTCAAGACGAAGATGTACTTATGTTTCCGCCTCAAAAACCGAAGAAAGCAGATTATGTTTTTTTGGAAAGTACCTACGGAAATCGTCTTCATCCTCAAACCGATGCTTTATTTGAATTAGAAACCATTATCAATAATACGTTCAACCGAGGTGGAACGGTTGTAATTCCAAGTTTTGCAGTGGAACGTGTACAATCCATGATGTATTTGATTTGGCAATTGAAAAAAGAAGAACGTATTCCAAATATGCATTATATTATAGATACACCAATGGGGATTAGTGTTTTAGATGTTTTTAAAGACAATAGCACTTGGCACAAAATTTCTTTTGAAGATTGCGATGAAATGTGCAAAGTTTTTACTTTAATTTCTGATTACAAAGATAGTATGAATGCCGTTTTCGATAAACAACCAAAAGTAGTCATCGCAGCAAGTGGAATGATTACAGGAGGAAGAGTTTTGTCTTATTTGGAAAGATTAATCGATAAACCAGAAACTACTATAACATTGGTAGGTTATCAAGCGGAAGGAACTCGAGGTAGAAAATTATTAGAAGGTGCTCAAGAAATTAAAATTTACGGAAAATATTATCCAGTACGAGCTAATATTATGTTAATCGAAAGTTTATCGGCACATGGCGACCAAAAAGATTTACTGAATTGGCTATCCGAATTGGAAACCAAACCTAAAAAAGTATTCTTAGTTCACGGTGAAAATGAAGCAGCTGATGAGTTGAGATTAAAGATTCAAGACCATTATAATTTTGAAGTTCAAGTCCCTTTTTTAGGTCAAGTCATTGAAATTTAGAATAAAATTAACTCAAATTAAAATTCAATTTGCTAATTTTGCACCGATGAATCTCAGAAAACAAATAAGTATCGTTTTAGCTTCTCTTATATTGCTTGCCAATTTAGGATTGAGTTTTTCTGTGCATTATTGTAAAGATGAAATTGCTTCGGTTTCTTTTCAATATCAAGAAGATGAACCTTGTGTTGAGGAGATAAAATCATGTTGTGCAAAAGAAGATTCTCACGATTCTTGTTGTTCTAATAAATTAATTAAAGTTGAAAAAAAGACCGATGATATATTGGTTAAAACCTTTCAATTAGATTTAGAACCAACAGTTTTTGCTGCTGATTGGAAGCCAAACTTTGTTGCACTTGAATCAGAAAATACTATTTCAAATGAAGTGGCGTATTATTGCGATTCTCATGCACCACCACTCTACAAACTCTATTGTCAATTGGTTTTTTACGCATAAGTTTATTGTTTTTTATTCTGTAAATCAAAGAATTAATAACAATAAATAACTTTATTATGTTTAAAAATATAGCGTTTTTGCTATTCTTTGTTTCTCAATTTATTTATTCGCAAGAAACTATAAAAGGAACAGTTAAAGACGAAAATAATCAACCTTTATTAGGTGCTAATGTGTTTTGGTTTAATACTGCAGTAGGCACCACAACAGATGAAAACGGAAATTTTTCCATTAAAAAATCACTGGAATCTAATTTTTTAGTGGTAAGCTACGTTGGATTTGAAACAAAAAAAATTGAAGTAACTTCAACTACAATTTCTATAGTTTTAAAAGAAGTAAATACTCTTAAAGAAGTAGTTGTTTCAAAAACGAAAAAAGGAACAGAACACTCGTTATACAAAGTTCAAAATGTTCAAGTAATGGGACAAAAAGAGTTGCTAAAAGCAGCTTGTTGTAATTTGTCTGAGAGTTTTAGTACGAATCCTTCTATTGATGTAAATTTTTCGGATGCCGTAACAGGAAATCGTCAGATTAAAATGTTGGGTTTAACAAGTCCGTATATTTTGATTGCGGAAGAGAATATACCTTCGGTTCGTGGTGCTTCACAAGCGTATGGTTTATCTTTTGTGCCTGGAACTTGGGTGGAAAGTATTCAAATTACAAAAGGAGCAGGAAGTGTAATTAATGGTTATGAAAGTATTTCGGGCCAAATCAATTATGAAGTTTTGAAACCGGTTAATGATATTCCATTTTTCTTAAATGTTTATGGTTCTCAAGATAGTCGTTATGAAATAAATACGCATTTCAATAACAAGTTTTCTGATAAATTGAGTTCAACTTTGTTTCTACATGGCAATACCAGACAAAACAGAAACGATATGAACAACGACGGATTTTTAGATGGTCCGATTGGAAAACAAGTCAATATATTAAACCGTTGGCAATTTAACGATGCTGAAAATGGAATTGTAAGTTTTTTAAATGTTCGTTACATGAATGATGAAAAGCAAGCGGGAGAGATGGATTTCAATCCAGATACGGATAGATTAACTACAAACGCTTGGGGAAGTGAAATTAACACTGAAAAAATTGAAATTTCAAACAAAACGGGTTATGTTTTTCCTGAAATGCCCTATCAAAGTTTTGGATTTCAAAATTCATTTCAATCACATAAGCAAGAATCGTATTTTGGCTTAAGTCAGTATGACATGCATCAAAAAAGTTTTTATTCCAACTTATTATTCAATTCGATAATTAATAACACTAAAAATAAATTTACTACGGGATTAAATTTCTCTTACGATGATTATAATGAATTCGTAGCGGTAAATTTTAGTCGCGATTTTTCTAGAATTGATAATTCAGTTGGTGCTTTTTTTGAATATACTTTTGATAATTTAGATAATTTCAGTTTGGTTGCAGGAGCAAGAGTTGATAATCACAATCGTTTAGGAACTTTTGTTACCCCAAGATTACATATAAGATACAATCCTTGGAAAGATGCAGTAATTAGAGCTTCGGCTGGAAGAGGTAAACGTGCCGCTAATATTTTTGCTGAAAACCAACAATTATTTGCATCCAACAGAAATTTCTCAATTTTTAATACGAATGGAAAATTGTACGGATTAAATCCAGAAATTGCTTGGAATTATGGATTAAGTTTCATTCAAAAATTCAAGTTAGCTGGAAAAGATGCTGAGGTGATTTTGGATTATTACAGAACCGATTTTCAAAATCAAGCAGTTGTAGATGTAGACCATTCACCACAAGAAGTTTTGTTTTATAATTTAGAAGGAAAGAGTTTTGCGAATTCATTACAAGCAGAATTTTCTATTGATTTGATGACGCATTTAACGTTTAAAACGGCATATAAATATTATGATGTTCAATCACAATTTACAAGAGGACAACTTGAGCGTCCTTTACAAGCAAAACATCGTGTTTTTGGGAATTTAGCCTACGAAACACACATCAAAGACAAAGGGCAACAATGGAAGTTTGATATAACGTATAATTGGCTAGGTGAACAACGTTTGCCTTATACGCAATCAAATCCAGTACCATACCGTTTAGATGAATATGCTCCTGCTTTCGGAACATTGAATGCTCAAATTACAAGAACGTTTTCAAGTGTTTTTGAAGTGTATGTTGGTGGAGAAAACATGGGTAATTATAAACAAATGAATGGAATTATTCAAAATGATAATCCTTTTGGTACTTATTTTGATAGTAGTATGATATACGGACCTACTTTTGGAGCTATGTATTATGCTGGATTACGATTTAAAATTAAAGATAAAAAAGAAAATCAAAAAATTGAAGTGCTAACTCCTGAAGAAGAATAAGCACATAACCTAAAATTACAAAACATGAAAAGAATCGTTTTATTGCTATTAGTTGGTCTTTTTTCATTAACTATGGTAGCTCAAGAAAAGAAAAGTAAAAACAAAAAAGTAGAATTTAAAGTAGCAGGAAATTGTGAAATGTGCGAAAAACGAATTGAAAAAGCTGCTTTTTCTGTGAAAGGTGTTAAAAGTGCAGAATGGCATGCTGACCATAATGTAATCCATCTTGTAATAGATGAAACAAAATGTTCAAAAGAAGATGTGGCTAAATCAATTGCTGCAGTAGGGCATGATACAGAATTTGTAAAAGCCAATGATGAGGTTTATAATGAATTACATGGATGTTGTTTGTATGAACGAATAAATTAAATAATTAAATTTCTCTATTATCATAAAACCGATTAGATTTTACTAATCGGTTTTTTTGTTAAAATTATGTGATTATTAATTTTTTAATCTAAAATAAAATATAAATTTGTACTCACTTTAGGTAGCAAGTGAATTCAATTTGAAAAGATTATTACATTTATTTCCTGTATTTATGCTCACATTTTTTATGTGGGCTATTGGTGTTTCGTATAACGCATCAATAGTAGGAGTATCTGGAAATCAAGTTGAAATCAA
It encodes the following:
- a CDS encoding heavy-metal-associated domain-containing protein, producing MKRIVLLLLVGLFSLTMVAQEKKSKNKKVEFKVAGNCEMCEKRIEKAAFSVKGVKSAEWHADHNVIHLVIDETKCSKEDVAKSIAAVGHDTEFVKANDEVYNELHGCCLYERIN
- a CDS encoding restriction endonuclease, with translation MKVTKYSGELVHYDEQKLINSLRKSGADQSVAETIVKEIESELYEGIPSKKIYKRAYQLLKNISNVHAARYNLRTALLGLGPAGFFFEKFIAKLMQELGYQTKINTFLQGKCISHEIDILLLKNDLVTLVECKFHSGQDAKSDVKVPMYILSRFNDVKDRKYDLFSAKRNISKCTIVTNNRFTSDAIQFGECSGMNMLSWDYPQKNGIKELVDTYKVYPITCLTTLTKAEKEKLLILECITVEDLILHPNNLKNIELSRNRIKNVLKEANQLIN
- a CDS encoding exosortase F system-associated membrane protein; its protein translation is MLKRILRNKKRIFLIGLAFLGLILIRVFEDNLFYDPFLSFYKSEYLNKPLPVFNGVLLFVNLFFRYFVNTLFSLSIIWLLFFDKTIVKFSANLFVFFFVVLVLAFFGILFLSNNPDYLILFYVRRFLIQPLFLVLFIPAFYYQKISR
- a CDS encoding polyribonucleotide nucleotidyltransferase, translating into MIPKVFQETIDLGDGRSISIETGKLAKQADGSVVVRMGDAMLLATAVSARTANPGVDFLPLTVDYREKFAAAGRFPGGFFKREARPSDSEVLTMRLVDRVLRPLFPDDYHAETQVMIQLMSHDDNVMPDALAGLAASAALAVSDIPFYNLISEVRVARVNGKFVINPSREELEQSDIDMMIGASKDSVAMVEGEMKEISEAEMVEAIKFAHEAIKIQIEAQERLRAAVGSPAYREYEPEKEDESVYAKVKAASYDKYYAIAQEASAKSERGEKFAVVKEEVKALFTEEEYAENPDLAELVSKYNYKVQKTAVRNVILEKGIRLDGRKTTDIRPIWCEVDYLPSVHGSSIFTRGETQALATVTLGTSREANVIDSPSEQGEEKFYLHYNFPPFSTGEAKPLRGTSRREVGHGNLAQRALKNMIPADCPYTIRVVSEVLESNGSSSMATVCAGTMALMDSGVQMVKPVSGIAMGLITDGEKFAVLSDILGDEDHLGDMDFKVTGTADGITACQMDIKIDGLRYDIMEQALGQAREGRMHILGKITETIAQPRPTVKPKAPKIITRTIPGNFIGALIGPGGKVIQELQKATGTTIVINEVDEQGVVEILGTNQEGIDAVLAKIDSIIFKPEMGEAYEVKVIKMLDFGAVVEYTKAPGNEVLLHVSELAWERTENVTDVVNMGDVFMVKYLGIDPKTRKEKVSRKALLPRPPREEKPIEKKDKPQG
- a CDS encoding HYC_CC_PP family protein; the protein is MNLRKQISIVLASLILLANLGLSFSVHYCKDEIASVSFQYQEDEPCVEEIKSCCAKEDSHDSCCSNKLIKVEKKTDDILVKTFQLDLEPTVFAADWKPNFVALESENTISNEVAYYCDSHAPPLYKLYCQLVFYA
- a CDS encoding TonB-dependent receptor; translated protein: MFKNIAFLLFFVSQFIYSQETIKGTVKDENNQPLLGANVFWFNTAVGTTTDENGNFSIKKSLESNFLVVSYVGFETKKIEVTSTTISIVLKEVNTLKEVVVSKTKKGTEHSLYKVQNVQVMGQKELLKAACCNLSESFSTNPSIDVNFSDAVTGNRQIKMLGLTSPYILIAEENIPSVRGASQAYGLSFVPGTWVESIQITKGAGSVINGYESISGQINYEVLKPVNDIPFFLNVYGSQDSRYEINTHFNNKFSDKLSSTLFLHGNTRQNRNDMNNDGFLDGPIGKQVNILNRWQFNDAENGIVSFLNVRYMNDEKQAGEMDFNPDTDRLTTNAWGSEINTEKIEISNKTGYVFPEMPYQSFGFQNSFQSHKQESYFGLSQYDMHQKSFYSNLLFNSIINNTKNKFTTGLNFSYDDYNEFVAVNFSRDFSRIDNSVGAFFEYTFDNLDNFSLVAGARVDNHNRLGTFVTPRLHIRYNPWKDAVIRASAGRGKRAANIFAENQQLFASNRNFSIFNTNGKLYGLNPEIAWNYGLSFIQKFKLAGKDAEVILDYYRTDFQNQAVVDVDHSPQEVLFYNLEGKSFANSLQAEFSIDLMTHLTFKTAYKYYDVQSQFTRGQLERPLQAKHRVFGNLAYETHIKDKGQQWKFDITYNWLGEQRLPYTQSNPVPYRLDEYAPAFGTLNAQITRTFSSVFEVYVGGENMGNYKQMNGIIQNDNPFGTYFDSSMIYGPTFGAMYYAGLRFKIKDKKENQKIEVLTPEEE
- the xrtF gene encoding exosortase family protein XrtF, whose protein sequence is MKNTFSQYKPFFAFLTKFIVFYLVFAFVYKMYLNQYNAENKEVDYFTEIVAKQTVEVLNLFAGESQYLPHPKEASLKVYLKEKYLARVVEGCNAISIMILFGAFIFAFSNKWKKTILYIVIGIGIIHLLNVLRIALLTYALYYYPEHEELLHGTIFPLVIYGVVFVLWIMWITKFSGYVKKNS
- a CDS encoding MBL fold metallo-hydrolase, giving the protein MKIHFLGGAGTVTGSKTLIEHSNLRILIDCGMFQGIKSLRELNREPLSILPETIDFVILTHGHLDHCGWLPKLVNEGFNGKIFCTRPTKEISRLILYDSAKIQEEEAKRANEEHFSKHDPAEPLYTESDVDAVISMFRVVDKDLDVKLDDAISFKFFYASHILGACSIELTIDGKVLVFSGDIGQDEDVLMFPPQKPKKADYVFLESTYGNRLHPQTDALFELETIINNTFNRGGTVVIPSFAVERVQSMMYLIWQLKKEERIPNMHYIIDTPMGISVLDVFKDNSTWHKISFEDCDEMCKVFTLISDYKDSMNAVFDKQPKVVIAASGMITGGRVLSYLERLIDKPETTITLVGYQAEGTRGRKLLEGAQEIKIYGKYYPVRANIMLIESLSAHGDQKDLLNWLSELETKPKKVFLVHGENEAADELRLKIQDHYNFEVQVPFLGQVIEI
- a CDS encoding GAF domain-containing protein encodes the protein MTFEELKPHVSNIIEKENATRDEKLKEICQLLTDHISYYNWVGFYFANHEAKTLHLGPYVGAETDHTVIPFGKGICGQVAESNANFVVPDVKAQDNYIACSFTVKSEIVIPLFVNGINIGQIDIDSHVLNPFTEADERFLEFVNEQVAKLFI
- the rpsO gene encoding 30S ribosomal protein S15, whose protein sequence is MYLTKEVKSEIFAKHGGKAENTGSAEGQIALFTFRINHLTGHLKANRHDFNTERSLVKLVGKRRSLLDYLKKKDINRYREIIKELGIRK